TCAGTCCTCTAGTGGCAGGTATGAGGATGaggggagaggaggcagagaacaCGAACCAggaggggcctggggtgggggagagaggcgCTTTTCGTGGGGGCCTGGGACTGCCCTCAGAAATCGGTTCCCATGACCCTCTTTAGCAAGGTTTGCCGGGGCCGGAGAGGgagccccttcctgccccccagcAGCCTGGGGAACCCTGGACATAAAGATGGCCCAAGGACTGCTTTCTCTGGGCCATCAGAGGTTTTGTCCTTGTTCCCTGGGGGCGAGCAGCCTGCGGGGGTCCTCTCCACCAGCCCCTTCCAGGTCAGGGAAGCACCTTTCTGAAGTCTTCCAAGCAGAGGTTCCACTCGGGCTGGGGAAGGCCGTCCAGTTCCGAGGGGCTCTTGGTGCTCTCCATGTCTGGGCTCTCCACCAGGATCTCCTCCATGATGCTCTTCCAGGGAGAGGGCTTGGTCATCGCCCCATTCTTGTGGGTCGGAGGGGGCTCTCGGGAGTCCCTGAGGGCCTCACTCTCTGGCCGGGGCAGTTGCGTTTCCAAGACCGGGCTCCTAAATTGCCTCAAGAGCTCGATGTTCATCAAGGACTTCTCCGCGGTCACCCGACCCCTGGAACCAAGGGGCTCCTCCTCGGCTGGCCTGGTCTCCTCGGACTTGGGGGGCAGCACCATGTACTGGCGCCACAGGCTGTGCAGATTTTGCACCACTTGGTGCTGGTAATGCAGCTGCAGCGGAGGCAAGGGAAGGCAGGTGAGGGGGAGGCCAGGGTGCAGGGCACCCATAGCTCTGCTGTCCCCCCCTCCCTCAGGAGCCctgggagaggaggcagggaggagagaaGCAGGAATGGCTAGGGCCAGAGGCGCTCCCCACCTGCCTCCAAACTAAAGACTTTTTTTCTGCATTTGGGTTTCTAGAAGATTGGGTTTGAATGTAGGAGGTTGTGAAGCTGAGttatcttgggcaaattacttaatctctctgtgcctcaggttcCTTAAAGTCGAATGAGGATAAAATTAGTACCCACCCCACAGGGCTGCTGTGAGGAGAAAGTGAGCTACTCATGCGAGGCCCTCAGAACCACGGAGAAGGGTGTGCTGCCACTACCATGCAGGGCATGCCTGAGAGGGAGGAGCCCGGCTCCAGGCCTGTACCCCAGGGTTCTTGTAGTGGAATAAGTCCTCCTCGGTGAGGTAGGCGTCCACGGGCGACGGCACGCGCTCTGGAGTCAGGACGCCCCTCAGCAGCTCCTGCAGCACGCTCTCCACAATGGTGACCGCTTCGTGGGCAGCCAGCTTGTTCTGGAAAAGGGGCGGGGGCACAAGGTAGCAGCTCAGAGTTTCAAAACTCACACTGCATCCTCAGGGGATGTGCCTTCCTAGCGTTCGAGTTCCTGCTGTTTTCTGTCtctcatacatacacatacatactccCAGACTCAAAAACTTCTGGGGCTCTCCAAACATCCTAGTTCCCTAAAAAAGGAGGGGCCAGTCCCAGAGAAGAGTTGCTCCTGTTTCGGACCAGGAGATTACACAGTCCACATTTTCCCCAGAtcaggaaggaggagaaggagcagGGCGAGCAGTTTGGACACTGCTGAGGACAGTGGGAAACTGTCATCTGGCTTGGCCACACGGTTGCTGTCACAGAGACACAGCAGAGGGGTAGCTCATGTGAGAGTTATGTCCCAAAGTCAGTGAATAAAGCCTAAATGATGTGTTGTCAAAATTACCTTTAATCACTGTTGGTTGAGCCCCAGCTGGAGTAGCCACTTTGTATGGGACcataaggaatttttttttaaacccacatCTTTTCACAGAATCCCAAGAACAAGATGGCCATACTGTGACACTGACTGGGGGACAGCAGATTCCCAGTGTCCCATCTCACGCTTACTCAAGGGTGTCTGCTAATTGAGTGGAACGGTGGGCAGGCTCGCCCCTGCATTCCACCACTTAAATTGTTCTCTTTGGTTTGGTTTTGAAATCTTGTGGATTAAATGTGACTCCACTATAAAGGACCAGACAGcagtaaacaaaatatagtactAGTACGAAGGGTCTTATGTGCCTTCCTAGCGTTCCATCGTAAGGTTCAGCCTCATTTCTTTCAAACTTAGTGGGAGCTGGGCATGGTGGGGTGAAGCTGcccctccctctgcctgcccaCCCATCTTTCACATCACAAAGCCCTGGGCAGCATTTGTTGAGGAGGAGTAGCTGCCTGTTGGTAGGAAGCTGAAATTCACCTCTTGGGAGAAATATCCCTGTGGCCAGTGCCAGAAAGAATGCAGGGAAATCTAGCTGGTGTTCATAGGAGCCAGGATCCCAGGTCCCTTACCTCCAGTAACTTCCTCTCATCCCTAAAAATGTCTTGGGTCAGGGAGACTGCATGGAGATTGACCTGCAGCACAGCACCCCCTAACAGGGTGGGGTGAGTGCCAAACTCCCAAGATTCCCTGAAGATCCCAGCACTCAAAGACTTGAAGAAGAAGGTAAAGTTTTTCGTTTCTCCAGGTAGAATCACGCCTGAGAGGGACAGAGACAGAGGTTGTCAATGAGTGCACACCAGCTGAGACCCGAGCCTGCATGTATAAAGTTAACCGAGCCGCCCGCCTACGCCTCCCCATTTAGCTGAGCCCCAGGTGGGGTGACTTTCGGTGCTAAAACTGGGAAACACTCAGGCAAACGGACAGTCGGTCGTGCCAACCCCAGGCCTGTGCATGGAGTTAACTGATGCCCTGGACTGTGTGTTTCTGCTCGACGGCGGCTCACACCCCCTGACAGGAGCAGCGCAGAGTAAGATGACTGCACACTTTCACGGGAGAAGTGGGGAAGGGGGGCTCCAACTTGCACGAGCTGGCCAATAGCCAGACCCCAGCTTCCCACAGACCTCAAGGACAAAACCAGCAGGACCTGGTGAGTGGGGCAGCTTCTCCCACACACCTTCCCGGTTGTTAAAGTAAAATCGCTGCATCCTATTTCTCTTCAGGTCGTGGAAAGAGTCTGGCTGGAAGCGCCGCCGCCAGTCATACCAAATGGCCACTGTGCCGTTATTGACCACAGTCAGTTCTGAagatgttttttccccttctaggGTTTCAAAGGTCAAGCGGGCAGCAATTCCAACCTGCCTCTACGGAAGGAGGAAATATGAGAAATGTCTTTGTTAGGGGCTCTGGTCGAGGGTGCCCCACTCGCCCATTGGCCAGGACTTCCCTGGTTTCAGCGCTGGAAATCCACCTCCAGGCCTCCAGGGTCTGACCACTCCCAGGGCAGCACCTGAAAATGGCTGCCCTGAGGCGGTCATCCAGAGTAACGAGAAGAAGACATGACACAGACGATAGATCCAATCAGCGTTTTGGCTTCTTGGCATCTGAAGAATATGCTAGAACCTTCTTAAAGTGTTACATACTTGGGGGCTAGGTACAAATTGGGTGGCTTGTGACACTCTCTTTTCAGCCTTGTGATTTTATTCTTGTTCAAGTTAGTGTTGCTGTTACCATTTTCAGACACACTGAATGTGTGATcgggaaaaaatgcaaataagagACTCTGCAGGCTCCTCGGGACCGCCACTGTCACCGTGGACCATGCCTACCAGGGAGGCCTTCCGGCAGGTGCGTGAGGGTGCAGCCTGTTTTACCTTGTCCTGTGGGTTACTGCCTCTGATCCAgcatgctggcttcccacagaaCAGCAGAGAAGGGCCAAGAATAGGCATGGGGTCCATGTCAGGGCAACTGGCCAACAATTTTCTGTAAGGAAAACCAGTGACTTATTTTCCTTGAGGCTGCCACAGTTGTACCACATGGCACCCAATGGAAATGGCTGCCACGAAGTCCAGAGAAGCCGTCAGCTCTACATTCCAACGGAGGACGACAGCTTTGCTTCAGAAGCTCAATCTCCACCTGATCCATTCCTTCAGGTGGCAGATGATTAGAAACAGAGATTCTTCAAGCCCGCATGCCAGAACCATTCACTATATACAGCAGTGGGAGAGTCTGGAGATGCCCCATTTAACCAGCAAAGGAATGTCTAAGGGATCCCAATTAGGAGTTGGCTGCTGGAAAGGAGCAGCTGGGAAAAGAAAAGCTAGCACAGGGGCCAGAATGGCAGCCGCTAGACAGAGGCTGGGCTGGAGGCCCCCTAATCCCAGCGGGGAAGCCTGCCCTTTAATACTCGTGGGTGTGAAGCCAGACCCCTTCAACTCCTCTCTCGAGGGCCCTAGTCCAACTCACAAGCTCACTGAGTCATCAGAAGTGCTTTCCTTGGCACTTTCAAAGGCTGTATAGTCTTCCACTGTAACAGCTGAGAAAGGTTTCCCTCGGCCCACCACTTCCAGGCCATCGATATCCTCAGAAAGACCAAAAAGGAACGATTAGCAGAACACAAACAGGCACCACCTCTCGGGGCTTCAGACTGGGGCACGGGGGCATTACAGACCTGCTGGCTGAAATGCAGCTCTGCCATAATGCTCTGCAGCTCCTTTCGTCGGGACATTAGAAACAGACTCCGATCCCAGGTGTAGCGGTACCAAGCATCCCTCTGGGCTGGTAAGCCTAGAGCAGGGCCCAAGGACCATCAGCTGTCAGCGAAGGCTGCTGCCATGCTCCCTTTCCCACCTGCTTCTCACGGGCTCTGCGAGTACCCAtctcagcaccatttctgggAAGGATGAAAATACAGCTTCCCTCTGCCAGCTGGACTCCAGGCCTCCTACCCCACCGCTCCTCAGCTATACAGGGCTCTTGCAAAATTAACTTCCAAACAGAAAATCTTAGGatgataataaaacaaacaatagCAGCTCCTTTTGTTGAGTGCTTGCAATGGGCCAGGATCTCTTAATATGAATCACATCTCGTTTAACCCCCTCACAATTCTATGAGTATTTCACAGACGTGGAAACTGAGGTTCCAAcagattaaataacttgcttgAGGTCAACACAACTGGGATCTAAACCTAGGCGATCTAAGGTTCCAAagcagcactgtccaatagaaatataatgcaagtcacaaatgtaatttatttatttttaaagatttatttttctccccttccccccccaccctgattgtctgttctctgtgtctatttgctgcgtcgtctttgtctgcttctgttgttgtcagcatcagcactgcgcatgggccagctccacatgggtcaaggaggccctggggtttgaactacagacctcccatgtgtagacggacgccctaaccactgggataAGTCCGCCGCccataaatgtaatttaaaatcttctagggaagcggactttgcccagtggttaaggcgtctgcctaccacatgggaggtccacagttcaaaccccgggcctccttgacccgtgtggagctggcccatgcccagtgctgatgcacacaaggagtgctctgccatacaggggtgtcccctgcgcaggggagccccacatgcaaggagtgcaccccgtaaggagagccgcccagcgcgaaagaagtgcggcctgcccaggaattgcaccgcatacacggagagctgacacaacaagatgacacaacaaagggaaacagattctcggtgccactgataaggatagaagcggtcacagaagaacacacagtgaatggacatagagagcagacagtggggcgggggggggggtggaaggggagagaaataaataaaaaataaataaataaaaataaataaaatcttctagtagccatatttttaaaatgtaaaaagaagcaagtagaattatttttaataaatgtttatttaatcccatatatttaaaagttttcatttcaacaatagtcaatataaaaaattattgttaaaatttattttttcatattcatCTTCAAAACCCAGTGTGTATCCTACCCTTATGGCACTTCTCAAGTCAGACATGCCACATTTCCGAGCTCCATAGCTATGTGTGGCTTGTGGCTGGGTCTAGAGCCCACACTCCACTCCTCCTACTGCTGTCACTGTTTTACTGAAGAGGAAACTGGAACTCAGGAAGGCATGTGACTTGCCTAAGGCCACCCAGAGGTAAGGGAGGAGCCAGGACTTGATTCCAAGTCTGTCTCCTACTGAGCTGTGCTGCTGCCCTCCTCCCAGGCCAGTCAAAGATGCCAGGGCCTGCGCAGCCTGCTGCTCACCCGTCTCCACCCGGATGCAGTGGGGCTTCCTGATGTGCATGATTGGTTCCACAAAGCCACGCTGCGCTTTTGTCTTCGTCATTACCAGGCCTGTCATTTCATCTCCCACATATTCCAGTCGACTCCAGAACCCACTGCTCTCCCCAATGGCCTGGCAAGGAAGGACAGATGAAGGTCAAATCACCCCGACACCTTGGGGAGATGCTGGTAGGGAACCTGGGAGACTGCCGCAAGCTACTAAGGCTCCCTTGGGAGAATTCACTGCTGTCCTGAAAGTAGGAAGGAAGCACCCACTTTCTTCCAGGATGCCCTGCTGTAGCCTCTACCTGGCCCCGGAAAGATGGGGTAAGTTGGTACAGCTACTGCACTGAGGTTCCAGAACGTGGCATGGTTCCTGCATAGTGCAAAAGCTGGAGTCTAGGCTTTTAGGAGACAAACACTAAGACTATTCTAATAATTGAATGTCTGTGATATTGTTCTTCTCAAATTCACTGCTACTGACCACCTCAGGCTGAATGATTTAATTGATCAGTTCCCGAACACCCAGTAACAGGACCAATATAATTCAGTAAAGAGTGCGAGGGCATAACATTGCTCTGCAATGAATGGGGCTTCTTCTCCCCAGCTGTGCGAGCTGAGACAAGCCGTTCCTGTGTCGAGACCCCTCCTTGCAGGACACCTGGGATGACTGTCCTTACCTCCCCGTCACGCTGGGCAGGAAGTGTCCGCTCAATGAGCTCCCGCTCCTCCTGGATCTGCCTGTAGGTCTCCCCAGAGTGCATGAGCAGCTCTCTCACAGGCTTCTTCAGGTGTCCTACAGAGAGAGAGCCAAGCACGAGGCCCCTCACCCGATCAGGATCTAGGGGAGCCCATGCACTGGGCTGATCTCGGGACACACGGAGGCTCGGAGGTGATAAACTCTTGGGAAAAAATGGCACAAACGAGTGCTGGCTCTAGACAGGTAGGAGTGAAAAAACACAGCAGAGCCTCAAAATCAGATGGAGGCTCCGGCTGCTTGGCTCACCACTGAGGGCTTCCTGCTGCTTCTTCCACAGGGCTATGTTGTGCTGCCAGTTTTTCAGAAAGTTGTGCCGAGGGGGAGCCCAGAGatgtgtcttctcttcttgtggGGCTTTTGGCTTTGGGCCTTCTTTTGCCGAGATGAGGGTCATCAGACAGGGTGGGGTGTGTATCAGCTGGGCCAGCTGAAAAGCACATGGGCAGGCAGAGGGTGGTGAGAGGGCACTGAACCCGGGGGGAGGGTGAACCCACGCCCGCTGGGGCTCCACAGTGGTTAGTGACAGAAGACAGAACCCAGAACCAGAGGCCTCTGGATGCTGCTGTCAGTCCTTCTCCCCAGAACAGGAACCTTTGTTCTAAGATTGTCTGTCCTCACAACTGACGCTAATTCCCAACTTTGCCCACAGGGTGATTGAGCCATTGTTACATGCCCCCAGCC
This genomic stretch from Dasypus novemcinctus isolate mDasNov1 chromosome 21, mDasNov1.1.hap2, whole genome shotgun sequence harbors:
- the MYCBPAP gene encoding MYCBP-associated protein isoform X1 — its product is MKSLKKDSRLRIPPSRFLEAAESLKERKRGKIPEQLTPPIQEEPEPVSNVLQGDDILALAIKREDLKKQHIPRLTATEEKPTIAQKIIVRKLRPKDPRRKIRHLVAHPATPDAATKPLDYSGPGDSFDDSDQILPHHILGSLQDFKRIALARGNTQLAQLIHTPPCLMTLISAKEGPKPKAPQEEKTHLWAPPRHNFLKNWQHNIALWKKQQEALSGHLKKPVRELLMHSGETYRQIQEERELIERTLPAQRDGEAIGESSGFWSRLEYVGDEMTGLVMTKTKAQRGFVEPIMHIRKPHCIRVETGLPAQRDAWYRYTWDRSLFLMSRRKELQSIMAELHFSQQDIDGLEVVGRGKPFSAVTVEDYTAFESAKESTSDDSVSLKLLASCPDMDPMPILGPSLLFCGKPACWIRGSNPQDKRQVGIAARLTFETLEGEKTSSELTVVNNGTVAIWYDWRRRFQPDSFHDLKRNRMQRFYFNNREGVILPGETKNFTFFFKSLSAGIFRESWEFGTHPTLLGGAVLQVNLHAVSLTQDIFRDERKLLENKLAAHEAVTIVESVLQELLRGVLTPERVPSPVDAYLTEEDLFHYKNPGLHYQHQVVQNLHSLWRQYMVLPPKSEETRPAEEEPLGSRGRVTAEKSLMNIELLRQFRSPVLETQLPRPESEALRDSREPPPTHKNGAMTKPSPWKSIMEEILVESPDMESTKSPSELDGLPQPEWNLCLEDFRKAVMALPEESQREDALIRLNRGALELCQEQRPLQSDLLYQTCLQLWRDVIDSLVSHSLWLRALLGLPEKETVYLDLVDEQDRKSPPVMEIKSTSGRIGKEDRKGASQEKKQLGIKEKEDKKGAKLLGKEDRLNSKKHKAKDEKKLMKSLSRDRLSLEDPAPDSTTPSQEPIDPLVMEKYMQRLHTEVYGLLDSLVTDLMVLADELSPIKHVTEPCIFEADSCA
- the MYCBPAP gene encoding MYCBP-associated protein isoform X2 → MLEGQRGSSGAQAAAKGPERKRGKIPEQLTPPIQEEPEPVSNVLQGDDILALAIKREDLKKQHIPRLTATEEKPTIAQKIIVRKLRPKDPRRKIRHLVAHPATPDAATKPLDYSGPGDSFDDSDQILPHHILGSLQDFKRIALARGNTQLAQLIHTPPCLMTLISAKEGPKPKAPQEEKTHLWAPPRHNFLKNWQHNIALWKKQQEALSGHLKKPVRELLMHSGETYRQIQEERELIERTLPAQRDGEAIGESSGFWSRLEYVGDEMTGLVMTKTKAQRGFVEPIMHIRKPHCIRVETGLPAQRDAWYRYTWDRSLFLMSRRKELQSIMAELHFSQQDIDGLEVVGRGKPFSAVTVEDYTAFESAKESTSDDSVSLKLLASCPDMDPMPILGPSLLFCGKPACWIRGSNPQDKRQVGIAARLTFETLEGEKTSSELTVVNNGTVAIWYDWRRRFQPDSFHDLKRNRMQRFYFNNREGVILPGETKNFTFFFKSLSAGIFRESWEFGTHPTLLGGAVLQVNLHAVSLTQDIFRDERKLLENKLAAHEAVTIVESVLQELLRGVLTPERVPSPVDAYLTEEDLFHYKNPGLHYQHQVVQNLHSLWRQYMVLPPKSEETRPAEEEPLGSRGRVTAEKSLMNIELLRQFRSPVLETQLPRPESEALRDSREPPPTHKNGAMTKPSPWKSIMEEILVESPDMESTKSPSELDGLPQPEWNLCLEDFRKAVMALPEESQREDALIRLNRGALELCQEQRPLQSDLLYQTCLQLWRDVIDSLVSHSLWLRALLGLPEKETVYLDLVDEQDRKSPPVMEIKSTSGRIGKEDRKGASQEKKQLGIKEKEDKKGAKLLGKEDRLNSKKHKAKDEKKLMKSLSRDRLSLEDPAPDSTTPSQEPIDPLVMEKYMQRLHTEVYGLLDSLVTDLMVLADELSPIKHVTEPCIFEADSCA
- the MYCBPAP gene encoding MYCBP-associated protein isoform X3, translating into MKKVSPKTSPPKLFERKRGKIPEQLTPPIQEEPEPVSNVLQGDDILALAIKREDLKKQHIPRLTATEEKPTIAQKIIVRKLRPKDPRRKIRHLVAHPATPDAATKPLDYSGPGDSFDDSDQILPHHILGSLQDFKRIALARGNTQLAQLIHTPPCLMTLISAKEGPKPKAPQEEKTHLWAPPRHNFLKNWQHNIALWKKQQEALSGHLKKPVRELLMHSGETYRQIQEERELIERTLPAQRDGEAIGESSGFWSRLEYVGDEMTGLVMTKTKAQRGFVEPIMHIRKPHCIRVETGLPAQRDAWYRYTWDRSLFLMSRRKELQSIMAELHFSQQDIDGLEVVGRGKPFSAVTVEDYTAFESAKESTSDDSVSLKLLASCPDMDPMPILGPSLLFCGKPACWIRGSNPQDKRQVGIAARLTFETLEGEKTSSELTVVNNGTVAIWYDWRRRFQPDSFHDLKRNRMQRFYFNNREGVILPGETKNFTFFFKSLSAGIFRESWEFGTHPTLLGGAVLQVNLHAVSLTQDIFRDERKLLENKLAAHEAVTIVESVLQELLRGVLTPERVPSPVDAYLTEEDLFHYKNPGLHYQHQVVQNLHSLWRQYMVLPPKSEETRPAEEEPLGSRGRVTAEKSLMNIELLRQFRSPVLETQLPRPESEALRDSREPPPTHKNGAMTKPSPWKSIMEEILVESPDMESTKSPSELDGLPQPEWNLCLEDFRKAVMALPEESQREDALIRLNRGALELCQEQRPLQSDLLYQTCLQLWRDVIDSLVSHSLWLRALLGLPEKETVYLDLVDEQDRKSPPVMEIKSTSGRIGKEDRKGASQEKKQLGIKEKEDKKGAKLLGKEDRLNSKKHKAKDEKKLMKSLSRDRLSLEDPAPDSTTPSQEPIDPLVMEKYMQRLHTEVYGLLDSLVTDLMVLADELSPIKHVTEPCIFEADSCA